From a single Deinococcus seoulensis genomic region:
- a CDS encoding terminase large subunit domain-containing protein, which produces MVTRIKATQKRVARLTPKAPRTRSGLTRRQAWLATARLNQLPPAGDWFVWLILAGRGFGKTRTGAETIAQWARDTPRGRFALVAQTAADARDVMVEGESGLLSVLDEAELRGGSVDTAWNRSLGELYLRNGARFKCYSSETPRKLRGPQHHGAWGDEPATWNDADRGTGEDTTWSNLLFGLRLGQDPRVVMTGTPRPNRLIRELRKDDGTVLTGGSTSENLGNLSETFRRNVIRKYEGTRLGRQELDGELLEDTPGALWKYAMFNRERFRLTFQELPDLIRIVVAIDPQASQSSDSAETGIIVAGKDAAGRAYVLGDLSGNFSPSEWAQTSIDAYHYHRADAIVPEKNNGGDMVTHTISTVDRRVPVRPVWASRGKHTRAEPISTLYEQGLVHHVGVFPDLEGQMTTWVPGEKSPDRMDALVWALTELMLEEEIEPVPEETGAYGWAGWTG; this is translated from the coding sequence ATGGTGACGCGGATTAAAGCCACCCAGAAACGCGTCGCCCGCCTCACCCCGAAAGCACCCAGGACCCGCAGCGGCCTCACCCGCCGGCAGGCCTGGCTCGCCACGGCCCGTCTCAACCAGTTGCCGCCCGCCGGGGACTGGTTCGTGTGGCTGATCCTCGCGGGGCGAGGGTTCGGGAAGACCAGGACCGGCGCGGAAACCATCGCGCAGTGGGCGCGGGACACCCCCCGCGGGCGCTTCGCCCTGGTCGCGCAGACCGCCGCGGACGCCCGGGACGTGATGGTAGAGGGGGAGTCGGGCCTGCTGAGCGTGCTGGATGAAGCTGAGCTGCGCGGCGGATCCGTGGACACCGCCTGGAACCGCTCGCTGGGGGAGCTGTACCTGCGGAACGGTGCGCGCTTCAAGTGTTACAGCAGCGAAACGCCCCGCAAGCTCCGCGGCCCGCAGCATCACGGCGCGTGGGGGGACGAACCCGCCACGTGGAACGACGCGGACCGGGGCACGGGGGAGGACACCACCTGGTCGAACCTGCTGTTCGGGTTGCGTCTCGGGCAGGACCCGCGCGTGGTGATGACGGGCACGCCCCGCCCGAACCGCCTGATCCGCGAGCTGAGGAAAGATGACGGGACGGTCCTGACAGGTGGAAGTACCAGCGAGAACCTCGGGAACCTGTCCGAGACGTTCAGGCGGAACGTGATCCGGAAGTACGAGGGCACGCGCCTGGGCCGGCAGGAGCTGGACGGTGAACTCCTCGAGGACACGCCGGGCGCCCTGTGGAAGTACGCGATGTTCAACCGCGAACGCTTCCGCCTGACGTTCCAGGAGCTGCCGGACCTCATCCGGATCGTGGTGGCGATCGATCCGCAGGCCAGTCAGAGCAGCGACAGTGCCGAGACCGGGATCATCGTCGCCGGGAAGGACGCCGCCGGGCGCGCGTACGTCCTGGGTGACCTGTCCGGGAACTTCAGCCCCAGCGAGTGGGCGCAGACCAGCATCGACGCGTACCACTACCACCGCGCCGACGCGATCGTCCCCGAGAAGAACAACGGCGGGGACATGGTCACGCACACCATCAGCACCGTCGACCGGCGCGTGCCCGTCAGGCCCGTCTGGGCCAGTCGGGGCAAACACACGCGGGCCGAGCCGATCAGCACGCTGTACGAGCAGGGCCTCGTGCATCACGTGGGTGTGTTCCCGGACCTGGAAGGGCAGATGACGACCTGGGTTCCCGGCGAGAAATCCCCCGACCGGATGGACGCCCTCGTGTGGGCGCTGACCGAACTGATGCTCGAAGAAGAGATCGAACCAGTGCCAGAAGAGACCGGTGCGTATGGCTGGGCCGGCTGGACCGGCTAG